A part of Acipenser ruthenus chromosome 48, fAciRut3.2 maternal haplotype, whole genome shotgun sequence genomic DNA contains:
- the LOC131721207 gene encoding zinc finger protein 883-like isoform X1, with translation MSRLLSRTPMSDARDRVKMESVPIKEELPELELVPIRLVFSGLPSLPMKQEMPCDSIKPEVSGIKDESNELEIPQTAGPGPIKEEVLEMQPLSRSMCDAMDSVKTESDPIKEELPELEVVPITLLSALASLPIKQELCEIMPCSGIKPEGCAGIKAEPSELEICQTEEPVSLKAAPPVLGPVRLRACSVVLKRICLRVQGAGAGASSPNSMRGCGKEDGGSSHSECSPAGSRIAAKARASSDCGNGVTKSGGFRILQRTRRGKKPYLCSDCGKSFSWSENLATHQRIHTGEKPFHCSDCGKSFSHSATLVIHQRIHTGEKPYQCSDCGKGFSHLGDLVKHRRVHTGEKPYRCSDCGKRFSHSATLVIHQRIHTGEKPYRCSECGKGFSHLGDLVKHCRVHTGEKPYQCSDCGMRFNQSGHLKTHQRTHTGEKPYRSDCGQSFSRSGNLASHQRIHTGEKPYHCSDCGKRFSHSAALVIHHRIHTGEKPYQCSDCGMRFNQSGHLKTHQRTHTGEKPYRCDCGKTFSSSTNLVSHQRIHTGVKPYHCSDCKKSFIQSGDLVKHQRVHTGEKPYHCSDCGKGFSSSGYLVVHKRLHTGEKPYGCSDCGTRFNQSGHLKTHQRTHTGVKPYHCSDCGKSYSDSRDFVKHQRIHR, from the exons ATGAGCAGG ctaCTCAGCAGAACCCCCATGTCTGATGCCAGGGATCGTGTGAAAATGGAATCTGTCCccattaaagaggagctccctgagcttgaactggtccccattagactggTTTTCTCCGGATTGCCTTCCCTCCCCATGAAACAGGAGATGCCATGTGACAGCATCAAGCCAGAGGTGTCTGGTATTAAAGATGAGAGCAATGAactggagatcccccagacagcaggaccaggtcccattaaagaagaggtgctggaaatg CAGCCACTAAGCAGAAGCATGTGtgatgccatggacagtgtgaagactGAATCTGAcccgattaaagaggagctccctgaaCTTGAAGTGGTCCCCATTACACTGTTATCTgcactggcttccctccccattaaacaggagctctgtgagatcaTGCCATGCAGTGGCATCAAGCCAGAGGGGTGTGCTGGGATTAAAGCTGAACCCAGTGAATTGGAGATCTGCCAGACAGAAGAACCCGTTTCCTTGAAAGCAGCCCCCCCTGTGCTGGGTCCTGTACGCCTGCGGGCGTGTAGCGTGGTGCTGAAGAGAATCTGCCTGAGAGTGCAGGGCGCTGGAGCGGGAGCcagctctcccaacagcatgcgaggatgtggaaaggaagacgggggGAGCTCCCATTCAGAGTGCAGTCCAGCAG gttccagaaTAGCAGCTAAAGCAAGGGCGAGCAGTGACTGTGGGAATGGTGTCACCAAGTCAGGAGGTTTTAGAATACTCCAGCGAACGCGCAGAGGAAAGAAACcgtatctctgctctgactgtgggaagagtttcagttggtCAGAAAACCTTgcaacacaccagcgaattcacacaggagaaaaaccatttcactgctctgactgtgggaagagtttcagtcattcagcAACCCTTgtaatacaccagcgaattcatacaggagaaaaaccgtatcagtgctctgactgtgggaaggggTTCAGTCACTTAGGAGATCTTGTAAAACACCGGCGTgtacacacaggagagaaaccgtatcgctgctctgactgtgggaagaggtttagTCATTCAGCAACCCTTgtaatacaccagcgaattcatacaggagaaaaaccgtatcgCTGTTCTGAATGTGGGAAAGGGTTCAGTCACTTGGGAGATCTTGTAAAACACTGccgtgttcacacaggagagaaaccgtatcagtgttctgactgtgggatgaggtttaatcagtcaggacaccttaaaacacaccagcgaacacacacaggagagaaaccatatcgctcTGACTGTGGgcagagtttcagtcggtcaggaaACCTTGCAtctcaccagcgaattcacacaggagagaaaccatatcactgttctgactgtgggaagaggtttagTCATTCGGCAGCCCTTGTAATACACCatcgaattcacactggagagaaaccatatcagtgttctgactgtgggatgaggtttaatcagtcaggacaccttaaaacacaccagcgaacacacacaggagagaaaccgtatcgctgtgACTGTGGGAAGACGTTCAGTTCATCAACAAATCTTgtatcacaccagcgaattcacacaggagtcAAACCATATCACTGTTCAGACTGTAAgaagagtttcattcagtcaggagaTCTTGTAAAacaccagcgtgttcacacaggagagaaaccatatcactgttctgattGTGGGAAGGGTTTCAGTTCGTCAGGATACCTTGTTGTACACAAACgacttcacacaggagagaaaccatatggcTGTTCTGATTGTGGGACGAGGTTTAATCAGTCAGGacaccttaaaacacaccagcgaactcacacaggagtgaaaccgtatcactgttctgattgCGGGAAGAGTTACAGTGATTCAAGAGACTTTgtaaaacaccagcgaattcacagatga
- the LOC131721207 gene encoding zinc finger protein 883-like isoform X2: protein MSDARDRVKMESVPIKEELPELELVPIRLVFSGLPSLPMKQEMPCDSIKPEVSGIKDESNELEIPQTAGPGPIKEEVLEMQPLSRSMCDAMDSVKTESDPIKEELPELEVVPITLLSALASLPIKQELCEIMPCSGIKPEGCAGIKAEPSELEICQTEEPVSLKAAPPVLGPVRLRACSVVLKRICLRVQGAGAGASSPNSMRGCGKEDGGSSHSECSPAGSRIAAKARASSDCGNGVTKSGGFRILQRTRRGKKPYLCSDCGKSFSWSENLATHQRIHTGEKPFHCSDCGKSFSHSATLVIHQRIHTGEKPYQCSDCGKGFSHLGDLVKHRRVHTGEKPYRCSDCGKRFSHSATLVIHQRIHTGEKPYRCSECGKGFSHLGDLVKHCRVHTGEKPYQCSDCGMRFNQSGHLKTHQRTHTGEKPYRSDCGQSFSRSGNLASHQRIHTGEKPYHCSDCGKRFSHSAALVIHHRIHTGEKPYQCSDCGMRFNQSGHLKTHQRTHTGEKPYRCDCGKTFSSSTNLVSHQRIHTGVKPYHCSDCKKSFIQSGDLVKHQRVHTGEKPYHCSDCGKGFSSSGYLVVHKRLHTGEKPYGCSDCGTRFNQSGHLKTHQRTHTGVKPYHCSDCGKSYSDSRDFVKHQRIHR from the exons ATGTCTGATGCCAGGGATCGTGTGAAAATGGAATCTGTCCccattaaagaggagctccctgagcttgaactggtccccattagactggTTTTCTCCGGATTGCCTTCCCTCCCCATGAAACAGGAGATGCCATGTGACAGCATCAAGCCAGAGGTGTCTGGTATTAAAGATGAGAGCAATGAactggagatcccccagacagcaggaccaggtcccattaaagaagaggtgctggaaatg CAGCCACTAAGCAGAAGCATGTGtgatgccatggacagtgtgaagactGAATCTGAcccgattaaagaggagctccctgaaCTTGAAGTGGTCCCCATTACACTGTTATCTgcactggcttccctccccattaaacaggagctctgtgagatcaTGCCATGCAGTGGCATCAAGCCAGAGGGGTGTGCTGGGATTAAAGCTGAACCCAGTGAATTGGAGATCTGCCAGACAGAAGAACCCGTTTCCTTGAAAGCAGCCCCCCCTGTGCTGGGTCCTGTACGCCTGCGGGCGTGTAGCGTGGTGCTGAAGAGAATCTGCCTGAGAGTGCAGGGCGCTGGAGCGGGAGCcagctctcccaacagcatgcgaggatgtggaaaggaagacgggggGAGCTCCCATTCAGAGTGCAGTCCAGCAG gttccagaaTAGCAGCTAAAGCAAGGGCGAGCAGTGACTGTGGGAATGGTGTCACCAAGTCAGGAGGTTTTAGAATACTCCAGCGAACGCGCAGAGGAAAGAAACcgtatctctgctctgactgtgggaagagtttcagttggtCAGAAAACCTTgcaacacaccagcgaattcacacaggagaaaaaccatttcactgctctgactgtgggaagagtttcagtcattcagcAACCCTTgtaatacaccagcgaattcatacaggagaaaaaccgtatcagtgctctgactgtgggaaggggTTCAGTCACTTAGGAGATCTTGTAAAACACCGGCGTgtacacacaggagagaaaccgtatcgctgctctgactgtgggaagaggtttagTCATTCAGCAACCCTTgtaatacaccagcgaattcatacaggagaaaaaccgtatcgCTGTTCTGAATGTGGGAAAGGGTTCAGTCACTTGGGAGATCTTGTAAAACACTGccgtgttcacacaggagagaaaccgtatcagtgttctgactgtgggatgaggtttaatcagtcaggacaccttaaaacacaccagcgaacacacacaggagagaaaccatatcgctcTGACTGTGGgcagagtttcagtcggtcaggaaACCTTGCAtctcaccagcgaattcacacaggagagaaaccatatcactgttctgactgtgggaagaggtttagTCATTCGGCAGCCCTTGTAATACACCatcgaattcacactggagagaaaccatatcagtgttctgactgtgggatgaggtttaatcagtcaggacaccttaaaacacaccagcgaacacacacaggagagaaaccgtatcgctgtgACTGTGGGAAGACGTTCAGTTCATCAACAAATCTTgtatcacaccagcgaattcacacaggagtcAAACCATATCACTGTTCAGACTGTAAgaagagtttcattcagtcaggagaTCTTGTAAAacaccagcgtgttcacacaggagagaaaccatatcactgttctgattGTGGGAAGGGTTTCAGTTCGTCAGGATACCTTGTTGTACACAAACgacttcacacaggagagaaaccatatggcTGTTCTGATTGTGGGACGAGGTTTAATCAGTCAGGacaccttaaaacacaccagcgaactcacacaggagtgaaaccgtatcactgttctgattgCGGGAAGAGTTACAGTGATTCAAGAGACTTTgtaaaacaccagcgaattcacagatga
- the LOC131721179 gene encoding phospholipase A and acyltransferase 4-like: MSKENPEYNVGDIISFSRGLYHHWRVYYGQEHGKHYVVNVSGGESNSKPLAITSKLKKEELNKVAGKSDYSVYRELDKHNEPRSPEQMKADMDKMIGTQIKYDPFGKNCQHFATQIRYGKEISPEGESAAKSVGKNLTDFRAEMDPFSVFGREKFKK; the protein is encoded by the exons ATGTCTAAGGAAAACCCG GAATATAATGTGGGAGACATAATCTCCTTTAGCCGTGGACTCTATCATCACTGGAGGGTTTATTACGGACAGGAACATGGAAAACATTACGTTGTCAACGTTTCAGGAG GAGAGTCCAACAGCAAGCCTTTGGCCATTACTTCTAAATTGAAGAAGGAAGAACTTAACAAGGTGGCTGGAAAAAGTGACTACTCTGTGTACAGAGAACTGGACAAACATAATGAACCAAGAAGTCCTGAGCAGATGAAAGCAGACATGGACAAAATGATTGGTACCCAAATAAAGTATGATCCCTTTGGAAAGAACTGTCAACACTTTGCTACACAAATACGGTACGGCAAGGAAATATCTCCCGAG GGGGAAAGTGCAGCCAAATCCGTGGGCAAAAACCTGACAGATTTCCGTGCAGAAATGGACCCTTTTTCTGTCTTTGGAAGAGAGAAGTTCAAAAAGTAA